A part of Clostridiales bacterium genomic DNA contains:
- a CDS encoding BMP family ABC transporter substrate-binding protein: MKKIISVFLCLTLLIGVLLTGCSSNKKPSETNDNAQKEPLKVGFIYIGPINDGGYSQAHDEGRKALEKELGDKVKVLYKENVPEGPECEKALRDLVDEGAKVIFSTSFGYMDYTEKVAKDNPDVIFLHCSGYKTLKNMGTYFGKMIEPRYLSGIVAGMKTKSNKIGYVAAFPIPEVIRGINAFTLGVKSVNKDATVEVKWTNTWYDPAKEKEAAKALLDKGADVLAQHQDSTATQIAASEKGVASIGYDLDHADKVSGYMTAPVFNWGAYYIKTVKSVLDGTWKSESYWGPMSDGIVDLAPLTKDAPEGAQAKVDEAKKAIMDGSLKIFKGPIVDQTGTVKIKDGEVMADKDIWNMDWFVQGVIGKTK, encoded by the coding sequence ATGAAAAAAATTATCAGCGTATTTTTATGTTTAACTTTATTGATTGGAGTATTGCTTACAGGTTGCAGTTCAAACAAGAAACCGTCTGAAACAAATGATAATGCTCAAAAGGAACCTCTTAAAGTAGGCTTTATATATATAGGGCCTATAAATGACGGCGGGTATTCGCAAGCACATGATGAAGGGAGAAAAGCACTTGAAAAGGAGCTTGGAGACAAGGTTAAGGTATTATATAAGGAAAACGTGCCGGAGGGGCCTGAATGCGAAAAAGCCCTTCGCGATCTTGTGGATGAAGGTGCAAAGGTTATTTTCTCTACAAGTTTTGGATATATGGACTATACCGAAAAGGTCGCAAAGGATAACCCGGATGTAATATTTTTGCACTGCTCGGGTTATAAGACTCTTAAAAATATGGGGACGTATTTTGGAAAAATGATAGAACCAAGATATCTTTCAGGTATCGTCGCAGGAATGAAGACAAAATCGAATAAGATAGGATATGTGGCGGCATTTCCGATTCCTGAGGTTATAAGGGGAATAAATGCATTTACGTTAGGTGTAAAATCGGTAAACAAGGACGCTACGGTTGAAGTAAAGTGGACAAATACATGGTATGATCCTGCCAAGGAAAAAGAAGCTGCGAAAGCTCTCCTCGACAAGGGCGCAGACGTGCTGGCACAGCATCAGGATTCCACCGCGACACAGATTGCAGCCTCCGAAAAGGGCGTAGCATCCATAGGTTATGATCTCGATCACGCAGACAAAGTAAGCGGCTATATGACAGCACCTGTATTCAATTGGGGCGCATACTATATCAAGACTGTAAAGTCGGTGCTCGATGGGACATGGAAGAGCGAAAGCTACTGGGGACCCATGTCCGACGGCATAGTCGATCTTGCACCTCTTACGAAGGACGCGCCTGAAGGAGCGCAGGCAAAAGTTGACGAGGCAAAAAAGGCCATAATGGACGGTTCTCTCAAGATTTTCAAGGGTCCTATAGTTGACCAGACGGGAACGGTTAAGATTAAAGACGGCGAAGTCATGGCTGACAAGGATATATGGAATATGGACTGGTTTGTTCAAGGCGTTATAGGTAAAACGAAATAA
- a CDS encoding xanthine phosphoribosyltransferase, with amino-acid sequence MELLKQRILKDGSVKEGGILKVDSFLNHQIDIKLLNEIGKEFKKRFDGKKIEKILTIESSGIAIACITAQYFNVPVVFAKKSMSLNLGKDVYTSKVVSFTKNKTYNIYVCKKYIKKDEKILIIDDFLARGQAALGLLDIINQAGAVLSGIGIVIEKEFQKGRRVLEEKGAHIESLAIVKSMEDGQVVFR; translated from the coding sequence ATGGAATTACTTAAACAAAGGATATTAAAGGATGGAAGTGTAAAAGAAGGCGGCATATTAAAAGTAGATAGCTTTTTGAATCATCAGATAGATATCAAATTGTTGAATGAGATAGGGAAAGAATTTAAAAAGAGATTTGATGGCAAAAAGATAGAGAAAATACTTACGATAGAATCTTCAGGGATTGCAATTGCATGTATAACCGCTCAATATTTCAATGTACCGGTTGTATTCGCGAAAAAGTCCATGTCGCTCAATCTGGGTAAAGATGTCTACACATCTAAGGTTGTTTCATTTACAAAGAATAAAACTTATAACATATACGTCTGCAAAAAATATATAAAAAAAGATGAAAAGATACTTATAATAGATGATTTCCTTGCAAGAGGACAGGCTGCGTTGGGGCTTTTGGATATCATAAACCAGGCCGGGGCAGTCTTAAGCGGTATAGGAATTGTAATAGAAAAGGAGTTCCAAAAGGGAAGAAGGGTCCTTGAAGAAAAGGGCGCACATATCGAATCCCTTGCAATAGTGAAGTCCATGGAGGACGGTCAAGTGGTTTTTAGATAA
- a CDS encoding peptidase MA family metallohydrolase: MRLTKSINRKTLLIFAVLLCFTIIWSKCFPRFYKTIFYPVYRKMTKERFVKEFKGSEMLYDKNFKIYYKNDGSDCAEVIKESAEESLNNLVSDFDYRPKSSINIIIYPKYGEMEKMMALGTGSPATGAYYCGTVGVMESRNNSDKKKSLLVHELTHYVLDYKSNGNMPAWFTEGTALYEEYKVCRNEWAKGKDYEDYYTIKELEGNFYGLDEIKAYKQSFLIVKYIGEHYGMNGINRIIQELSKGKSTSQSIKTATGLNAVELFDHSLAYGRN, encoded by the coding sequence GTGAGGCTAACAAAGAGTATCAATAGAAAAACTTTATTGATTTTTGCTGTTTTACTTTGCTTTACCATCATCTGGTCTAAATGTTTCCCACGATTTTATAAAACCATATTTTACCCTGTATACAGGAAGATGACTAAAGAGCGTTTTGTCAAAGAATTTAAGGGCTCAGAGATGCTCTATGATAAAAATTTTAAGATTTATTATAAAAATGATGGCTCTGACTGCGCCGAAGTTATAAAGGAAAGTGCAGAGGAAAGTTTAAACAACTTGGTATCAGATTTTGATTATAGACCTAAAAGCAGTATCAATATAATAATATATCCCAAATATGGAGAGATGGAAAAGATGATGGCCCTTGGTACGGGAAGTCCTGCAACAGGGGCGTATTATTGCGGAACTGTCGGTGTAATGGAATCCCGCAATAATTCAGATAAGAAGAAAAGCCTTTTGGTCCATGAACTTACCCATTATGTTCTCGATTATAAAAGCAATGGAAATATGCCGGCATGGTTTACGGAAGGCACGGCGCTCTATGAAGAATATAAGGTTTGTCGGAATGAATGGGCAAAGGGAAAAGACTACGAAGATTATTATACGATAAAGGAACTTGAGGGAAACTTCTACGGATTGGATGAGATAAAAGCTTATAAACAGTCGTTCCTGATAGTAAAATACATCGGTGAACATTATGGAATGAATGGTATAAACAGAATAATACAGGAACTAAGCAAGGGCAAATCGACTTCCCAGTCTATAAAAACCGCTACAGGTTTAAATGCCGTGGAACTTTTTGATCATAGTTTGGCATACGGTAGGAATTAA
- a CDS encoding zf-HC2 domain-containing protein, with amino-acid sequence MDCRATYELIMKYFDRDLSKEQEVKLYKHLDTCDSCSAEFRVLKDALSAVEESEMEDPPSGFEERVLSSIRENNREKEKIKIFILRLLILSTIVVGWIGLAAFILYTPVIDTIFASLDVFDSMASDAFIFLSKLWYAGLILSVRIFSLGRTIEVVIRAFIESYSVFMLILMIFMSALLKLYGYLSKTAGNGR; translated from the coding sequence ATGGATTGCAGAGCAACATATGAATTGATTATGAAATATTTCGACAGGGATTTATCAAAAGAGCAGGAAGTCAAACTCTATAAACATTTGGATACGTGCGATTCATGCAGCGCAGAATTTAGGGTGCTGAAAGATGCGCTATCTGCAGTTGAGGAATCCGAGATGGAAGATCCTCCTTCTGGCTTTGAAGAAAGAGTCTTAAGCAGCATAAGAGAAAATAATAGAGAGAAAGAGAAGATAAAAATATTTATTCTAAGATTGTTAATCCTTTCGACTATAGTCGTAGGATGGATAGGTTTGGCGGCGTTTATACTGTATACGCCTGTAATCGATACGATATTTGCAAGTTTGGATGTTTTTGATTCAATGGCATCAGATGCATTTATATTTCTCTCGAAATTATGGTATGCAGGTTTGATTTTATCTGTCAGGATTTTTTCATTAGGAAGAACCATAGAAGTGGTGATCAGAGCGTTTATAGAGTCGTACAGCGTATTTATGCTTATATTAATGATATTCATGTCGGCTTTACTTAAATTGTATGGGTATTTATCTAAAACAGCAGGAAATGGGAGGTAA
- a CDS encoding sigma-70 family RNA polymerase sigma factor gives MDEGLIIKRAQEGDLDAFEEIIGRYKKSVYNLCLRMLYNRNEAEDVAQEAFIKIYKGLRSYNGKSKFSTWVLKITSNACIDFMRKRKMNTVPIEDYRTSYGGIEDTSNSPESSYMAYELKKEVEVAVKSLPEKYRMMIIYYHFMNLSYKEISDILNEPMTIVKNRLYRARFMLRNKLMDREKGYNGLQSNI, from the coding sequence TTGGATGAGGGGTTAATCATAAAAAGAGCTCAGGAAGGTGATTTGGACGCCTTTGAAGAGATAATCGGGCGCTATAAAAAATCCGTTTATAATCTTTGCCTGAGGATGCTGTATAACAGAAATGAAGCGGAAGACGTGGCACAGGAAGCATTTATAAAAATATATAAAGGGCTTCGGTCATATAATGGTAAAAGCAAATTTTCCACCTGGGTGCTCAAGATTACATCAAATGCCTGCATCGATTTTATGAGAAAGAGAAAAATGAACACCGTACCGATTGAAGATTACAGGACTTCTTATGGAGGCATTGAGGATACGTCGAATTCTCCCGAAAGCAGTTACATGGCATATGAGCTCAAAAAAGAGGTTGAAGTGGCTGTAAAGTCGCTTCCGGAAAAATACAGGATGATGATTATATACTATCACTTTATGAATCTTTCTTATAAGGAAATCTCGGACATATTAAATGAACCTATGACCATAGTAAAAAACAGGCTGTACAGGGCAAGGTTCATGCTGCGCAATAAATTGATGGACAGAGAGAAGGGTTATAATGGATTGCAGAGCAACATATGA
- the rimI gene encoding ribosomal protein S18-alanine N-acetyltransferase, whose protein sequence is MEQVCVHNMTCYDIPEVLEIEKMSFKTPWSEEAFKSEIGRNLAARYITARYDGKLVGYGGMWVISGEAHITNIAVHPDYRGIHIGDLILKTLVKIAALENAHDMTLEVRKSNYIAQNLYKKYGFLKEGIRRRYYTDTGEDAIIMWRRDA, encoded by the coding sequence ATGGAACAGGTATGCGTTCATAATATGACCTGTTATGATATACCGGAGGTTTTAGAAATAGAGAAGATGTCCTTTAAAACCCCATGGTCCGAGGAAGCTTTCAAGAGTGAAATCGGCAGAAATTTGGCTGCAAGGTATATTACGGCAAGATATGACGGAAAGCTCGTAGGCTATGGAGGCATGTGGGTCATATCGGGAGAGGCACATATAACAAATATAGCGGTGCATCCCGATTACAGAGGGATACATATAGGTGATCTCATTCTCAAAACGCTTGTTAAAATAGCCGCATTGGAAAACGCACACGATATGACGCTTGAAGTCAGAAAATCCAACTACATTGCCCAGAACCTCTATAAAAAGTATGGGTTTTTAAAAGAAGGAATAAGGCGCAGATATTATACTGATACAGGTGAAGATGCGATAATAATGTGGAGAAGAGATGCATAA
- the tsaB gene encoding tRNA (adenosine(37)-N6)-threonylcarbamoyltransferase complex dimerization subunit type 1 TsaB translates to MTKILALETSSMAASVAVIDDDKILGEIILNHKKQHSIILMPMIDKLLKSLEMDISEMDCMACSSGPGSFTGLRIGASTCKGLCHGAGKPIIGIPTLDAIAYNTVDVNGIVCPMIDALRNNVYTAFYRWERDSLTKIEDYMIVSVDELIKKLLLYNENIVFSGDGMLIHKEKLAGAFKNTAMFALPHVSMPRASSVAALALKRFKMGSIDNYLNFAPFYLRKSQAERDLEKRTGGVSDGTGMRS, encoded by the coding sequence ATGACGAAAATATTAGCATTGGAGACGTCTTCGATGGCAGCATCTGTGGCTGTTATAGATGACGATAAAATACTCGGGGAAATTATTTTAAACCACAAAAAACAGCATTCGATAATATTGATGCCCATGATCGATAAACTGCTTAAATCCCTTGAGATGGATATAAGCGAGATGGATTGCATGGCATGCTCGAGCGGGCCCGGATCTTTTACAGGGCTCAGGATAGGAGCTTCAACATGCAAGGGACTGTGCCACGGGGCAGGGAAACCGATAATAGGCATACCCACCCTTGACGCTATTGCTTACAACACCGTGGATGTAAATGGCATCGTATGCCCCATGATAGATGCTCTTCGGAATAATGTGTATACCGCTTTTTACAGGTGGGAAAGGGACAGCCTCACAAAAATAGAGGATTATATGATCGTTTCGGTGGATGAGCTTATTAAAAAGCTTTTATTATATAATGAAAATATTGTATTCTCAGGAGATGGAATGCTGATTCATAAAGAAAAACTTGCCGGCGCGTTTAAGAATACCGCTATGTTTGCCCTGCCTCATGTTTCCATGCCGAGGGCTTCCTCCGTTGCAGCCCTTGCCCTTAAAAGGTTTAAAATGGGAAGTATCGATAATTATCTTAACTTTGCTCCATTTTATTTGAGGAAATCCCAGGCTGAGAGGGATCTGGAAAAAAGAACCGGAGGTGTAAGCGATGGAACAGGTATGCGTTCATAA
- a CDS encoding proton-conducting transporter membrane subunit, with protein MGANISLLIAVPIIFSLLFLIKTDKKYYKVLSILLCSVSAVLSIALAISGEQHLTISGNLFDLSESLIFIFEATIVIYLFYSSIKSRKWFALFLTVIMALLSIYTSFFTPKAENAILNIDKLSIVMVLIINIVGTLIVMFSIEYMPRYEQHNNIKSRQKLYYFMICIFLSAMNGLVLSDSLLWIYFFWEVTTVCSFVLISYNNNGAAINSGFRALVINLAGGICFLTGILLFKNTMHIVTLSQIIDARAAGPLFMLPVALLCIAGFTKSAQLPFQSWLLGAMVAPTPVSALLHSSTMVKAGVYLIVKLSPAYAKTPLGEAIAIYGGLTFLICSAIAITQRNAKRVLAYSTISNLGLIISSAGIGSSIAVSAAIMLIIFHSVSKALLFLCTGQIEQVIGSRDIEDMSGLIRRAPVITILAAFGMLSMILPPFGVLITKWVSIEASASNPFVTIFLILGSAFTSAFWIKWLGTILSYPVNDLRPKLPVNFTTYFPLGILGLIILGTSLMITPIFNKFVSPEVIELLKSRNQLSGSFGKVYSYLGSFNVTVIFLIIIAMFIIYLFIKKLILSPDIKKVYLCGENNTKNNADLKFREGGGALQDPVVSNLYFNNILSEKGLTIAGFAASLAIIAFMVTGGII; from the coding sequence ATGGGAGCCAATATATCTTTACTGATAGCTGTACCAATCATATTTTCACTGCTGTTCTTAATTAAAACAGATAAAAAATACTATAAAGTTTTATCGATATTATTATGTTCAGTATCGGCTGTTCTTTCCATCGCTCTTGCTATAAGCGGAGAGCAGCATCTTACAATATCCGGTAATCTGTTTGATTTATCTGAAAGCCTGATATTTATATTTGAAGCTACCATAGTAATTTACCTGTTTTATTCAAGCATAAAAAGCAGAAAGTGGTTTGCCCTATTTCTTACAGTTATAATGGCACTATTAAGTATCTATACGTCATTTTTTACGCCTAAAGCCGAAAATGCCATATTAAATATAGATAAATTATCCATCGTCATGGTTTTGATCATAAATATAGTAGGTACATTGATAGTGATGTTCTCAATAGAATACATGCCCCGTTATGAACAGCACAACAATATCAAAAGCAGGCAAAAGCTTTACTATTTCATGATATGCATATTTTTATCCGCCATGAACGGACTGGTTTTAAGCGATTCCCTCCTCTGGATATATTTCTTCTGGGAAGTCACTACGGTTTGCTCTTTTGTGCTTATATCGTATAACAATAACGGCGCCGCCATAAATAGCGGTTTCAGGGCTCTTGTTATTAATTTAGCAGGCGGCATATGTTTTTTAACAGGCATACTATTATTTAAAAATACAATGCATATAGTAACGCTTTCCCAGATAATCGATGCAAGAGCTGCAGGTCCACTCTTCATGCTGCCTGTGGCATTACTTTGCATAGCAGGTTTTACCAAATCAGCCCAGCTGCCGTTTCAAAGCTGGCTTTTAGGTGCCATGGTCGCACCTACTCCGGTTTCCGCGCTGCTGCATTCAAGCACCATGGTAAAAGCCGGCGTATATCTAATCGTAAAGCTATCTCCAGCTTATGCAAAAACACCCCTGGGAGAAGCGATAGCGATATATGGCGGACTGACATTTTTAATATGCTCGGCAATTGCGATTACACAGAGAAATGCAAAAAGGGTTCTTGCATATTCCACTATCTCAAATTTAGGACTTATAATATCAAGCGCCGGAATCGGGTCTTCCATCGCTGTTTCGGCAGCAATCATGCTTATTATATTCCATTCTGTTTCAAAGGCTCTGTTATTCCTGTGCACAGGCCAGATCGAGCAGGTTATAGGAAGCAGGGATATCGAGGATATGTCAGGACTCATACGAAGGGCTCCGGTGATTACAATACTTGCAGCCTTCGGGATGCTATCAATGATACTTCCGCCGTTTGGAGTGCTGATTACAAAATGGGTTTCTATAGAAGCATCCGCAAGCAATCCTTTTGTGACGATATTTTTAATACTGGGCAGCGCCTTTACAAGTGCGTTCTGGATAAAATGGCTCGGTACGATACTTTCGTACCCTGTCAACGATTTAAGGCCGAAACTGCCTGTTAACTTTACAACCTATTTTCCTCTTGGAATACTGGGGCTTATAATACTTGGCACAAGCTTAATGATTACGCCTATATTCAATAAATTTGTTTCACCTGAGGTAATAGAACTCTTGAAGTCAAGGAATCAGCTTTCAGGAAGTTTCGGAAAAGTTTATTCCTATTTGGGTTCATTCAATGTAACGGTTATTTTCCTTATAATAATAGCCATGTTTATCATATATCTTTTTATAAAGAAGCTGATATTATCACCTGACATAAAGAAAGTCTATCTGTGCGGTGAAAACAATACAAAAAATAACGCTGATTTAAAATTCAGGGAAGGTGGAGGCGCATTGCAGGACCCTGTAGTATCGAACTTATATTTTAATAATATATTGAGCGAAAAGGGCCTTACAATAGCAGGTTTTGCTGCATCTTTGGCGATAATCGCATTTATGGTCACGGGAGGAATAATATGA
- a CDS encoding NADH-quinone oxidoreductase subunit H: protein MIYILKILLVMILSPVAGCLLKGLDRKITARLQHREGPPILQPFYDFLKLISKENIAVSKYQNIFVLIYFMFAAASLLMMFFQMDLLMIICVFTISNVALITAGMSTGSPYSKVGSEREIISMLCYEPVLVFFIVEMYMLTGSFRISSIDHLDKPLIFYMPLAFLSMLYIMLIKFKKSPFDLSSSHHAHQELVKGIMTEFSGPALAVIELTHWYEAIFLLGLMFIFAKQYTLLGLAIAAFTYIFAIIIDNISARLTWQWMLKFTWTVVIELTIVNLLEIYFLNLKAL, encoded by the coding sequence ATGATATACATTTTAAAAATATTGCTGGTCATGATATTATCCCCGGTTGCAGGCTGTCTGCTTAAAGGTCTAGATAGAAAAATAACCGCAAGGCTTCAGCACAGGGAAGGTCCTCCGATTTTGCAGCCCTTTTACGACTTTTTAAAGCTTATTTCTAAGGAAAACATAGCTGTAAGCAAGTATCAGAATATATTTGTATTGATTTATTTTATGTTCGCGGCTGCCAGCCTTTTGATGATGTTCTTTCAAATGGACCTGCTTATGATCATATGTGTATTTACGATATCGAATGTTGCCCTTATTACGGCTGGAATGAGTACGGGTTCCCCGTACAGCAAAGTAGGAAGCGAAAGGGAAATAATATCCATGCTATGTTATGAACCTGTGCTTGTATTCTTTATTGTCGAGATGTATATGCTTACCGGATCATTCAGAATAAGCTCCATAGATCATCTTGATAAGCCACTGATTTTTTATATGCCGCTGGCATTTTTATCGATGCTTTATATAATGCTGATTAAGTTTAAAAAATCGCCCTTTGACCTGTCGTCATCGCATCATGCACACCAGGAGCTTGTAAAGGGCATAATGACCGAGTTTTCAGGGCCGGCGCTTGCAGTTATTGAACTTACGCACTGGTATGAGGCAATATTTTTATTGGGGCTTATGTTTATTTTTGCAAAGCAATATACATTGCTCGGACTTGCTATTGCAGCATTTACCTATATTTTCGCGATCATAATCGATAACATAAGCGCAAGGTTGACATGGCAGTGGATGCTGAAATTCACATGGACAGTCGTTATAGAACTGACGATTGTCAATTTGCTCGAGATATATTTTCTAAATTTAAAGGCATTATAA
- a CDS encoding NADH-quinone oxidoreductase subunit B family protein: protein MANILSNVMSKSPWIVHVNCNSCNGCDIELLACLTPIYDAERLGVLNVGTPKQADIMVVTGSVNHKNINMLKNIYEQMPSPKAVVAIGACASTGGVFHNCYNVIGGVDEVVPVDVYVPGCCPRPEAILDGIMQAAAILEKKRLDNKG, encoded by the coding sequence ATGGCAAATATTTTGTCAAATGTTATGTCTAAATCTCCATGGATAGTACATGTAAACTGCAACAGCTGCAACGGCTGCGATATAGAGCTTTTGGCCTGTCTTACGCCCATATACGACGCTGAAAGGTTAGGCGTCTTAAACGTAGGGACTCCAAAGCAGGCGGATATAATGGTCGTTACAGGGTCTGTCAATCATAAAAATATAAATATGTTAAAGAATATATATGAGCAAATGCCATCACCCAAAGCGGTTGTAGCCATAGGTGCCTGTGCATCCACAGGAGGCGTCTTCCACAACTGCTACAATGTGATAGGCGGAGTAGATGAAGTTGTGCCTGTGGATGTATATGTGCCCGGATGCTGCCCCAGGCCTGAGGCGATACTTGACGGGATAATGCAGGCGGCAGCCATCCTTGAAAAAAAGAGACTGGATAATAAGGGGTGA